The Deinococcus sp. KSM4-11 genome contains the following window.
ATTTCAAGTCCAACACAGAGATGGGCGGGCCCGCGTCGGTCGGTTTCACACCCCGCGCGGCACCGTGTCCACGCCGATGTTCATGCCGGTCGGCACGCAGGGCACCGTGAAGGGGATCAGCCCTCAGGAACTGCAGGACATTCAGTCGCAGATGATCCTGGCCAACACGTACCATCTGATGCTGCGCCCGGGCGAGGCGCTGGTAGAAGCACACGGGGGCCTGCCCGGCTTCACGGCATATCCAGGGCCATTCCTGACGGATTCTGGCGGCTTCCAGGTCATGAGTCTGGGTCACATGCGGAAGATCACGGAGGCTGGTGTGACCTTCAAGAGCCATGTGGATGGCCGTCTGGTCGACCTGTCCCCCGAGCGGAGCATCGAGGTGCAGCAGGCTCTGGGGGCCGACGTGATCATGGCCTTCGACGAATGCCCCCCGTTCCCGGCGGAGCGTGACTACATTGAGCGCAGCCTGGAGCGCACGGTGCGCTGGCTGGAGCGCTGCCTGGTCGTGAAGTCACGTTCCGAGCAGGCCCTCTTCGCGATCGTGCAGGGGGGCATTCACCTGGACTTGCGTCAGCGGAGTCTGGAGCTGACCCTGCCCTTCGAGACGCCAGGATTTGCTATTGGCGGGCTGGCCGTGGGGGAAAGCAAGGCGGAGATGTACCCCGCGGTGGCCTTCACTGCGGAGCATCTGCCGGAGGAACGTCCCAGGTACCTGATGGGCGTGGGTCATCCAGAGGATCTGGTCGCGGGCATTGCCCTGGGTGTGGATATGTTCGACTGTGTGTATCCCACCCGCACGGGCCGCTTTGGCTATGCCCTGACCGATGACGGCCGTCTGAACATGAATTCCAGCGCTCCCCGTACCGAGCTTGGCCCCCTAGATCCGGAATGCGACTGCTATGCCTGTGCGCACTACAGCCGCGCTTACCTG
Protein-coding sequences here:
- the tgt gene encoding tRNA guanosine(34) transglycosylase Tgt, translating into MFEFQVQHRDGRARVGRFHTPRGTVSTPMFMPVGTQGTVKGISPQELQDIQSQMILANTYHLMLRPGEALVEAHGGLPGFTAYPGPFLTDSGGFQVMSLGHMRKITEAGVTFKSHVDGRLVDLSPERSIEVQQALGADVIMAFDECPPFPAERDYIERSLERTVRWLERCLVVKSRSEQALFAIVQGGIHLDLRQRSLELTLPFETPGFAIGGLAVGESKAEMYPAVAFTAEHLPEERPRYLMGVGHPEDLVAGIALGVDMFDCVYPTRTGRFGYALTDDGRLNMNSSAPRTELGPLDPECDCYACAHYSRAYLSHLVRAEEMLAPRMLSLHNLRYLHRLVERARRAIKAGTLHEWATSWGRRYFKGNIPDWFAQALDTGTRAPEESGS